The following proteins come from a genomic window of Nostoc sp. ATCC 53789:
- a CDS encoding nucleotide disphospho-sugar-binding domain-containing protein: MATIAFCIFNYQGELNSTLKLAKKLSLLGHQILYLGLPDYEEKVCSYGFKFLPILERWFPKGFIQQIELNNSNSNKLQVLINQLKYKKLLNSLINELIKGENREIHTTLKTINPDLLVISTYEELYSTFIGMIAYECQVKSIYFTDMFTSLPFSNELEKEKITNFDNNSIVKLFNLKNKYIYQKLLKATKKIIALLSKTDFSEEDMITKFAINRKIPLDLLDLSQAIPLKLTHLVLCPKELDLPNILREKCYYAEASIDLQREEPSFVWSNLDKNKSLIYCSLGTTVNTFSTLGINRIKQLFQNVIDAVSLKNEYQLVLSISDYISVEDFQYIPENIIVVNKAPQLGLLKKASIAIIAGGINTIKECIFCGVPMIVFPVWADQPDNAERIEYHGLGVVADVNKISTNLIVDLIETIENDLLLKQRLKIWGEKFQDIEKSGRATQFILEMLEQSQYI; this comes from the coding sequence ATGGCAACCATAGCATTTTGTATTTTTAATTATCAAGGTGAATTAAATAGCACTTTGAAACTAGCAAAAAAACTAAGTTTACTTGGACATCAAATTTTATATTTAGGGTTGCCAGATTACGAGGAAAAAGTTTGTAGCTACGGATTTAAATTTCTGCCAATTCTAGAAAGATGGTTTCCCAAAGGATTTATTCAACAGATAGAACTTAACAATTCCAATTCAAACAAGCTTCAAGTATTAATAAATCAGTTAAAATATAAAAAGCTTTTAAACTCTTTAATTAATGAATTAATTAAAGGAGAAAATCGAGAAATACACACCACGCTGAAAACAATTAACCCTGACCTACTGGTAATAAGTACATACGAAGAACTATATTCTACTTTCATAGGAATGATAGCCTATGAATGCCAAGTTAAGAGTATTTATTTTACGGATATGTTTACCTCATTACCATTCTCAAATGAGCTTGAAAAGGAGAAAATTACAAATTTCGACAATAATTCTATTGTTAAATTGTTTAACTTAAAAAACAAATATATCTATCAAAAACTACTCAAAGCAACTAAAAAAATAATTGCTTTGTTGAGTAAAACAGACTTTTCCGAGGAAGATATGATCACAAAATTTGCAATTAATAGGAAAATTCCTCTCGATTTATTAGATTTATCTCAAGCAATACCTTTAAAGTTAACACATCTGGTTTTATGCCCAAAAGAATTAGATTTACCTAATATTTTAAGAGAAAAATGCTATTATGCTGAAGCTTCAATAGACTTACAAAGAGAAGAACCCTCTTTTGTCTGGTCAAACCTGGATAAAAATAAATCTCTTATTTATTGCTCTTTAGGAACTACAGTGAACACTTTTTCTACTTTAGGTATAAACAGAATTAAACAATTATTTCAAAATGTGATTGATGCTGTATCGCTTAAAAATGAATATCAATTGGTCTTATCAATAAGCGATTATATTAGTGTTGAAGACTTTCAGTATATACCTGAAAATATAATAGTTGTTAACAAAGCACCACAATTAGGACTTCTTAAGAAAGCATCTATAGCAATTATAGCTGGAGGAATAAACACTATTAAGGAATGCATATTTTGTGGAGTACCAATGATTGTATTTCCTGTATGGGCTGACCAACCAGACAATGCAGAAAGAATTGAATATCATGGTTTAGGTGTAGTTGCTGATGTCAATAAGATATCTACTAATCTTATTGTCGATTTAATTGAGACAATAGAAAATGATTTGTTATTAAAACAGAGATTAAAAATATGGGGAGAAAAATTTCAGGATATAGAAAAATCTGGGAGGGCGACGCAGTTTATCTTAGAAATGTTAGAACAAAGTCAATATATTTAA
- a CDS encoding acylase yields the protein MFISKIKLLGFIGLKPHGNKHYILRVLPFLFALIFVLVVGNQSLSSSPKTTEILWDTYGVPHIYGKDNQSAFQAFGWAQMQSHGNLLLHLYGQARGRAAEYWGEKYLESDRWVQTMGVPERSHSWYLAQSPKFRRYLDAFASGINAYAEKHKDLIADEVEVVLPVKGEDVLAHQMRVLNFTFIANPEEVAGVSKQQSKPGSNGWAIAPSHSENGHAMLLANPHLPWSDLFLWYEAHITAPGINAYGATLVGIPVLAIAFNDNLGWTHTVNTYDGWDNYELKLADGGYRFDGQVRAFKTKTRSLKVKQKDGTLRSQKLVVESSIHGPVISRKDGKAVALRVVGLDQPGVLQQWWDMARSQNLTQFQAVLQRLQLPMFTVMYADREGHIMHLFNGQVPIRQQGNFEYWQGLIPGDTSKTLWSKTHPYQDLPRVIDPKSGWLQNTNDPPWTTTFPQVLNPDNYPPYMAPRGPMEFRSQRTVQMLAEDDKISFDEMVSYKHSTRMELADRLLDDLIPAARKYGSELARRSADVLSAWDRQTNADSRGAVLFAAWVDTIDFDSLFSKPWSEDSPLTTPDGLANPESAVTTLLTVAAKVEKTYGNLDVAWGDVFRLQSGDVDLPANGGDGGLGIFRVLNFVPLPDGRFKSVSGDSYVAAIEFSQPVKAMALTSYGNATQPGSASAGDQLKLFARKQLRQVWFSHQDVLSHLAERKVF from the coding sequence ATGTTTATTAGCAAAATAAAGTTGCTTGGTTTTATAGGTTTAAAGCCGCATGGCAATAAACACTATATCTTGAGAGTTTTACCCTTTTTATTCGCGCTCATCTTTGTTTTAGTAGTAGGAAACCAAAGCCTTAGTTCTTCACCAAAAACAACTGAAATACTTTGGGATACTTATGGTGTACCGCATATTTATGGCAAGGATAACCAAAGTGCCTTTCAAGCTTTCGGTTGGGCGCAAATGCAGAGTCATGGCAACCTGCTTTTGCATCTCTACGGTCAAGCACGGGGAAGGGCTGCCGAATATTGGGGAGAAAAGTATCTAGAATCAGATCGTTGGGTACAAACTATGGGAGTACCAGAACGATCGCACTCTTGGTATTTGGCCCAAAGTCCAAAGTTTCGTCGTTATCTTGATGCTTTTGCCAGTGGAATTAACGCTTATGCTGAGAAACACAAGGATTTGATTGCTGATGAAGTTGAGGTTGTCTTGCCAGTTAAAGGCGAGGATGTGCTGGCTCACCAGATGCGGGTACTGAATTTCACTTTTATTGCCAATCCAGAAGAAGTTGCAGGTGTGAGTAAACAGCAGTCAAAACCAGGATCTAATGGTTGGGCGATCGCACCATCACATTCTGAAAATGGTCATGCTATGCTTCTGGCTAACCCACATCTACCTTGGTCAGATTTATTTCTGTGGTATGAAGCACATATTACTGCACCAGGAATTAATGCTTACGGGGCAACACTGGTAGGAATTCCCGTTTTAGCGATCGCCTTTAATGATAATTTGGGTTGGACTCATACAGTAAACACCTATGATGGCTGGGATAACTACGAATTAAAACTAGCCGATGGTGGTTATCGCTTCGATGGTCAAGTCCGAGCCTTTAAGACAAAAACCCGATCTTTGAAAGTGAAGCAAAAAGATGGGACTCTGCGCTCACAAAAACTTGTAGTGGAAAGTTCTATCCACGGGCCAGTCATATCACGAAAAGATGGTAAAGCTGTGGCACTGCGTGTCGTGGGTCTTGACCAACCAGGTGTACTACAGCAGTGGTGGGATATGGCACGTTCCCAAAACCTCACCCAGTTTCAAGCTGTCCTGCAACGATTACAACTACCGATGTTTACAGTGATGTATGCAGACAGAGAAGGGCATATTATGCACCTCTTTAACGGTCAAGTACCAATTCGTCAACAAGGCAATTTTGAATACTGGCAAGGTTTAATTCCTGGCGATACATCTAAAACCTTATGGTCAAAAACTCATCCATATCAGGATCTACCGCGCGTAATTGATCCAAAAAGCGGCTGGTTACAAAATACAAATGACCCACCTTGGACAACAACGTTTCCCCAGGTTCTCAATCCAGATAATTATCCGCCTTATATGGCACCACGCGGGCCAATGGAGTTTAGATCGCAACGTACTGTGCAGATGTTAGCAGAGGATGACAAAATCTCTTTTGATGAGATGGTTTCCTATAAACATTCAACACGTATGGAACTAGCAGATCGCCTTTTGGATGACTTGATTCCAGCAGCCCGGAAGTACGGAAGCGAATTAGCTCGTCGATCTGCTGATGTACTGTCAGCTTGGGATCGACAAACCAATGCAGATAGCCGAGGTGCAGTACTATTTGCTGCTTGGGTAGATACGATAGACTTCGATAGTTTATTTAGCAAACCCTGGAGTGAAGACTCTCCACTGACTACACCTGATGGCTTGGCTAATCCTGAAAGTGCAGTCACAACACTCTTAACTGTTGCAGCTAAGGTAGAAAAAACCTATGGAAATCTAGATGTAGCATGGGGAGATGTTTTCCGGTTACAGTCTGGTGATGTGGATTTGCCTGCAAATGGTGGCGATGGCGGACTTGGTATTTTCCGAGTTCTCAATTTTGTTCCACTACCAGACGGGCGCTTCAAATCTGTTTCTGGTGATTCTTATGTTGCTGCGATTGAATTTTCTCAACCTGTAAAAGCGATGGCGCTTACTAGTTATGGTAATGCAACTCAACCAGGTTCAGCCTCTGCTGGCGACCAGTTGAAATTGTTCGCCCGCAAGCAGTTGCGGCAGGTTTGGTTCTCACACCAGGATGTTCTATCCCATTTGGCTGAACGCAAGGTATTTTAA
- a CDS encoding ATP-binding sensor histidine kinase: MISSVVTIPGYQVSEELYNGSRTLVYRAVRESDQQPVVIKLLKNPYPSFSELVQFRNQYAIAKNLNSPSIVQTYSLEPYQNGYALVMEDFGGISLKTEMGAKQHSLREFLPLAISLCETLDILIRNRIIHKDIKPANILINPETKQVKLIDFSIASLLPRETQTLISPNVLEGTLAYISPEQTGRMNRGIDYRTDFYSLGVTFYELLTGELPFKSEDAMELVHCHIAKVPPFLHQINPEIPSVLAEIIKKLMAKNAEERYQSALGLKYDLEKCLVQLKETGKIETFPIAQRDMCDRFIIPDKLYGREAEIETLLNAFERVSKGTTEMMLVAGFSGIGKTAVVNEVHKPIVGKRGYFIKGKYDQFNRNIPLSAFVQAFRDLMGQLLSETDTHLQQWQDKIITALGENAQVIIEVIPELKRIIGSQPLGTELSGMAAQNRFNMLFVKFIQVFTTPEHPLVMFLDDLQWADSASLKLMQLLMDESQKGYLLLLGAYRDNEVFPAHPLMLRLDEIGNTGAKINKITLSPLCQVSVNQLLADTLNCQPEVAQPLMQLVYQKTKGNPFFTTQFLKALHKDNYIQFNSQIGHWECDIAQVKQLALTDDVVEFMTQLLQKLTPATQEVLKLAACIGNQFDLHILAIVYQQSQTETAAALWEALEFGLILPTSEVYKFYAGHENQATNQEIAHSVTYKFLHDRVQQAAYSLIHEDHKQTTHVKIGRLLWQNTPEAELENQIFAIANQLNIGLEHYHQPTERHELAQLNLMAGKKAKASTAYSSAIAYLKTGIQLLPFNPWESDYNLTLSLYSEATETSFLCGEIDAMEDFAQEILQHAKAIADTAKVYEVKIEAYIAQGKFLLAIDTGMQFLQLLGIEFPQEPTASDFVLALQETEASLSGKTVAELVDLPEMQNPELRAALRVLVKVTTPAYMAKPELHRLVVLKKVALSVKYGNTSASAFAYSGYGLMLCGQPGGISTGYEFGKLALQLLSKFQDREHEARVLVVVHLCVAHWKEPVTAMLQPLLQAYTSGLDSGDLIYASYAVHLYCLQAYIAGQELTKLADELAIYGAAIEKINQKHTLNYNNIYYQVVLNLIESKTTPWELVGAAYDERSMLTLHEQSNDGAALWHFFVNKLMLSYLFQALDLAVEYAAKAKQYSGSGYATVNLPILNFYDSLLQLALFPTSPAEEQQRILQQVAENQDTMQQWANYAPMNHLHRFQLVEAEKYRILAQKTAAMEFYDLAIAGAKKNGYIQEAALSNELAAKFYLDWGKEKVAQAYIEQAYYSYARWGAKAKLENLERRYPELLRVIVQQKNLKLNSQETLCHTVISSTSNHSSTQISSSSISVNSALDFGSVFKASQAISTAIHLDQLIQTLTQIILENAGADRCALILFQDGSWQVRAIATLEGTMLQTAPLDNHPSVPVKLIQYVKNTLETVVIDDLKTHLPSVIGEYMRQHQPKSALCMPIRNQGHLLGILYLENQLTMGAFVGDRLDVLQLLTTQAAISLENALLYNTLEQKVEQRTQEIYSKNQQLSHTLQELQQTQAQLIHAEKMSSLGQMVAGIAHEINNPVNFIAGNISHLKNYFQDLLTGIRLYQHQYPQPTTEIQTYFQEKDLDYTIKDVPNLIDSIEQGSQRIQNIVLSLRNFVRLDEADIKAVNIHEGIENTLLILQHRLTKIAIIKNYTDLPKVSCHAKQINQVIMNVLNNAIDALNEAKITTPTITIRTELSNSLTKSVSICIADNGTGISDEMQKQVFDPFFTTKTVGKGTGLGLTVAYSIMSTHGGQINVLSKLGQGTEFEIILPVQE, from the coding sequence ATGATTAGTAGTGTAGTTACCATTCCCGGCTATCAAGTCAGCGAAGAACTCTACAACGGTTCTAGAACCCTAGTTTATCGAGCAGTTCGAGAGAGTGACCAACAGCCTGTAGTCATCAAGCTGCTGAAAAATCCTTATCCCAGCTTCAGCGAACTAGTACAGTTTCGCAATCAATACGCGATCGCTAAAAATCTCAACTCACCCTCGATCGTCCAAACTTACAGCCTGGAACCTTACCAGAATGGTTATGCGCTCGTAATGGAAGACTTTGGGGGAATTTCTTTGAAAACGGAGATGGGCGCAAAGCAACATTCACTTAGGGAATTTTTGCCCCTGGCTATATCTCTGTGTGAAACCTTAGATATTCTAATTCGCAATCGCATTATTCATAAAGATATTAAACCTGCCAATATTCTGATTAATCCAGAAACAAAACAAGTTAAATTAATCGATTTTAGTATTGCATCCCTATTGCCAAGAGAAACTCAAACTTTAATCAGTCCCAACGTATTAGAAGGAACACTTGCTTATATTTCCCCAGAACAAACTGGACGAATGAATCGGGGAATTGACTATCGCACAGATTTTTATTCTTTGGGTGTAACTTTTTACGAACTACTGACAGGGGAATTACCATTTAAATCAGAAGATGCGATGGAATTAGTACATTGTCATATTGCGAAAGTACCGCCTTTCTTGCATCAGATAAATCCAGAAATTCCATCTGTACTAGCAGAAATTATCAAAAAATTGATGGCGAAGAATGCAGAAGAACGCTATCAGAGTGCATTGGGACTGAAGTATGATTTAGAAAAGTGCTTGGTTCAATTGAAGGAAACAGGCAAAATTGAGACTTTTCCAATTGCTCAACGGGATATGTGCGATCGCTTTATTATCCCCGATAAGCTCTATGGCAGAGAAGCAGAAATAGAAACCCTACTCAACGCATTTGAGCGCGTCAGTAAAGGGACAACCGAAATGATGCTAGTAGCAGGCTTCTCTGGAATTGGGAAAACTGCGGTTGTCAACGAAGTTCATAAACCGATTGTTGGGAAACGTGGTTATTTTATCAAAGGCAAATATGACCAATTTAATCGCAATATTCCCTTGAGTGCCTTTGTGCAAGCCTTCCGGGATTTAATGGGGCAATTATTGAGTGAAACCGATACCCATTTACAACAGTGGCAGGATAAAATTATCACAGCTTTGGGTGAAAATGCTCAAGTTATTATTGAGGTCATCCCAGAACTAAAACGAATTATTGGTTCTCAACCTTTAGGTACAGAACTATCTGGGATGGCGGCTCAAAACCGCTTCAATATGCTGTTTGTGAAATTTATTCAAGTTTTCACTACACCAGAACATCCCTTAGTGATGTTTTTGGATGACTTGCAATGGGCAGATTCAGCATCACTAAAGCTGATGCAGTTGCTGATGGATGAATCCCAGAAGGGCTACTTGTTACTGCTTGGGGCATACCGAGATAATGAGGTCTTCCCCGCACATCCCCTAATGTTGAGATTAGATGAGATAGGCAATACTGGAGCTAAAATTAACAAAATCACACTCAGTCCACTGTGCCAAGTAAGTGTGAATCAATTGCTAGCAGATACCCTCAATTGTCAACCGGAAGTAGCACAACCATTGATGCAATTGGTGTATCAAAAAACCAAAGGTAATCCCTTTTTCACGACTCAGTTTCTGAAGGCACTGCATAAGGATAATTACATTCAATTTAATTCTCAAATTGGGCATTGGGAGTGTGATATTGCCCAAGTTAAGCAACTAGCGCTAACAGATGACGTGGTGGAGTTTATGACACAACTGTTGCAGAAACTAACACCAGCAACTCAGGAAGTTTTGAAACTGGCGGCTTGTATTGGTAATCAATTTGATTTGCACATATTGGCAATTGTTTATCAACAATCCCAAACCGAAACCGCCGCCGCATTATGGGAAGCATTAGAGTTCGGCTTGATTTTGCCAACTAGCGAAGTTTATAAGTTTTATGCAGGGCACGAAAATCAAGCAACTAATCAAGAAATCGCTCATTCTGTAACATATAAATTTCTGCACGATCGTGTTCAACAAGCCGCATACTCACTGATTCATGAAGATCATAAACAGACAACCCATGTTAAAATCGGTCGCCTGTTGTGGCAAAATACCCCGGAAGCTGAACTAGAAAATCAGATTTTTGCGATCGCTAATCAGCTAAATATTGGGCTTGAACATTACCATCAACCTACAGAACGTCATGAACTCGCACAGTTAAATCTCATGGCTGGAAAAAAGGCAAAAGCTTCAACTGCATACAGTTCAGCAATTGCTTATCTGAAAACAGGTATCCAGTTACTACCATTTAACCCTTGGGAATCTGACTACAATCTGACCTTAAGCTTGTATAGCGAAGCCACCGAAACCAGTTTTCTATGTGGCGAAATTGACGCAATGGAAGATTTCGCCCAGGAAATTTTACAACACGCAAAAGCGATCGCTGATACAGCTAAAGTTTATGAGGTAAAAATTGAAGCTTACATAGCACAAGGAAAATTTTTACTCGCTATCGATACAGGTATGCAATTTTTGCAGTTGCTGGGCATTGAGTTCCCTCAAGAACCAACGGCATCAGATTTTGTTCTGGCTTTGCAAGAAACTGAAGCTAGCTTAAGTGGCAAAACAGTTGCTGAATTGGTTGATTTGCCAGAAATGCAGAATCCAGAATTACGTGCAGCCTTGCGTGTTTTAGTTAAAGTGACAACTCCTGCTTATATGGCAAAACCTGAACTTCATCGTTTGGTGGTGCTGAAGAAAGTTGCTCTTTCTGTAAAATACGGAAATACTTCCGCTTCTGCCTTCGCTTACTCAGGGTATGGACTCATGCTTTGTGGTCAACCAGGCGGTATCTCAACAGGTTATGAATTTGGGAAGTTAGCCTTGCAACTGCTGTCCAAGTTTCAAGATCGGGAACACGAAGCAAGAGTCCTCGTAGTCGTTCATCTTTGTGTCGCCCATTGGAAAGAGCCTGTAACAGCAATGCTCCAGCCATTACTACAAGCTTATACCAGTGGGTTAGATAGTGGAGATTTGATTTATGCTAGTTACGCTGTCCACCTTTATTGCTTGCAAGCTTACATTGCTGGTCAAGAATTAACCAAATTAGCTGATGAATTAGCGATTTATGGGGCAGCAATAGAAAAAATTAACCAAAAACACACACTCAATTACAACAATATTTACTACCAAGTAGTCTTGAATTTAATCGAGTCAAAAACTACTCCTTGGGAATTAGTTGGCGCAGCCTACGATGAAAGGTCAATGCTGACTTTACATGAGCAAAGTAATGATGGCGCTGCTTTGTGGCATTTCTTTGTCAACAAATTGATGCTTTCTTATCTGTTTCAAGCATTGGATTTGGCAGTGGAATATGCTGCCAAAGCCAAACAATATTCCGGTTCAGGATATGCTACGGTGAATCTTCCAATATTGAACTTTTATGATTCGCTGCTGCAACTGGCTTTATTTCCGACATCGCCAGCCGAAGAACAACAGAGAATTTTACAGCAGGTAGCAGAAAATCAGGACACGATGCAACAGTGGGCAAATTATGCACCCATGAATCATCTGCATCGATTCCAGTTGGTGGAGGCAGAAAAGTATCGGATACTGGCACAAAAAACCGCAGCAATGGAATTTTACGACCTTGCCATTGCTGGAGCAAAAAAAAATGGCTACATCCAAGAAGCAGCACTTAGCAATGAACTGGCTGCCAAATTCTACCTCGACTGGGGCAAAGAAAAAGTTGCCCAAGCATACATCGAACAAGCTTACTACTCCTATGCCCGTTGGGGTGCAAAAGCCAAACTAGAAAATTTAGAACGACGTTACCCAGAACTTCTGCGAGTGATTGTGCAACAGAAAAACCTCAAACTCAATTCGCAAGAAACACTATGTCATACTGTCATATCCAGTACCTCTAATCATTCCTCAACCCAGATATCAAGTTCATCTATCAGCGTTAATTCGGCGCTGGACTTTGGATCTGTTTTTAAAGCCTCCCAAGCAATCTCTACCGCAATTCACTTAGATCAATTAATCCAGACGCTAACTCAGATTATTCTCGAAAATGCTGGCGCTGATCGGTGTGCGTTAATTCTCTTTCAAGATGGGTCATGGCAAGTGCGGGCGATCGCTACCTTAGAAGGTACTATGCTGCAAACAGCACCTTTAGATAATCATCCTAGTGTTCCAGTCAAACTGATCCAGTATGTAAAAAACACTCTAGAAACAGTTGTAATTGACGATCTCAAAACCCATCTGCCTAGTGTGATTGGGGAATATATGCGCCAGCATCAACCCAAAAGTGCGCTGTGTATGCCAATTCGGAATCAGGGGCACTTACTGGGGATTTTGTATTTAGAAAATCAGCTAACAATGGGTGCATTTGTGGGCGATCGCCTAGATGTACTCCAATTATTAACCACTCAAGCGGCGATTTCCCTCGAAAATGCCCTACTCTACAATACTCTAGAGCAAAAAGTAGAGCAGCGTACCCAAGAAATCTACAGCAAAAATCAGCAATTGTCGCATACTCTCCAGGAATTACAACAAACCCAAGCCCAATTGATTCATGCTGAAAAAATGTCGAGTTTAGGGCAAATGGTTGCTGGCATTGCCCATGAAATTAATAACCCAGTCAACTTTATCGCCGGCAATATTAGCCATCTAAAAAATTATTTCCAGGACTTGCTAACTGGTATTAGGCTCTATCAACATCAATATCCACAACCTACTACTGAAATTCAAACTTATTTCCAGGAAAAGGATTTAGATTACACAATCAAAGACGTACCAAATCTAATAGATTCAATAGAACAGGGTAGTCAACGCATTCAAAATATTGTCTTATCTCTGCGAAATTTTGTCCGCCTTGATGAAGCAGATATCAAAGCCGTAAATATTCATGAGGGAATTGAGAATACTTTGTTAATTCTGCAACATCGACTCACTAAAATTGCCATCATCAAAAACTATACCGATCTTCCAAAAGTGAGTTGTCACGCTAAACAAATCAATCAGGTAATCATGAATGTCTTGAATAACGCTATTGATGCCTTAAATGAAGCAAAAATCACAACTCCTACTATTACAATTCGTACCGAACTGAGCAATTCTCTAACCAAGAGTGTGAGCATTTGCATTGCCGATAATGGAACTGGAATTTCTGATGAAATGCAAAAACAAGTATTTGACCCCTTCTTTACAACAAAAACTGTCGGTAAAGGAACGGGATTAGGACTGACCGTAGCTTACTCTATTATGTCAACTCATGGCGGACAAATTAACGTCCTTTCTAAGTTAGGACAGGGGACAGAATTTGAGATTATTTTACCTGTCCAAGAATAA
- a CDS encoding RibD family protein, with amino-acid sequence MSAIQTTVVIAMTVDGKISSVDPQAGGNPDAADQAHVEYEVSLADLILVGAGTIRAGDVIFSIRNPELLAAREARGQSRQPIICVVSGSLDLSLDSPFLSEDIERWIFTTRTGLERSSDTTSLQKLAELIDLGDTDLDWNRAYSLMAERGIHKVVALGGGYLTASLVKAGRIDDWWLTIWPVIYGGKDAPTPVEGEGFISTAAPHLELIETRQVGSELFLHYQTIK; translated from the coding sequence ATGTCAGCTATCCAAACAACTGTAGTTATTGCCATGACGGTCGATGGAAAGATTAGCTCCGTAGATCCTCAAGCAGGCGGTAATCCTGATGCAGCCGATCAAGCACACGTAGAGTATGAAGTCTCACTTGCTGATCTAATCCTGGTAGGAGCAGGAACGATTCGGGCTGGAGACGTAATTTTTTCAATTCGCAATCCCGAATTATTAGCAGCGCGCGAGGCTCGGGGTCAGTCTCGCCAGCCTATTATTTGTGTTGTCTCAGGTTCCCTTGACCTATCGCTGGACTCCCCTTTTTTGAGCGAGGACATTGAGCGATGGATATTTACGACACGGACTGGTTTGGAGCGCAGTTCTGATACAACAAGTTTGCAAAAACTGGCTGAATTAATTGATTTGGGAGATACAGACCTGGACTGGAATCGAGCCTACAGCTTGATGGCAGAGCGCGGTATTCACAAGGTCGTTGCTTTAGGAGGAGGCTATTTAACAGCATCTCTAGTAAAGGCTGGGCGAATTGACGATTGGTGGTTGACAATCTGGCCCGTCATTTATGGAGGAAAGGACGCTCCCACCCCGGTGGAGGGAGAGGGTTTTATTTCCACTGCTGCTCCTCATCTGGAACTCATCGAAACTCGTCAAGTTGGAAGTGAGTTGTTTTTACACTACCAGACGATCAAGTAA
- a CDS encoding MbtH family NRPS accessory protein: MYQNETEDITIYKVVVNHEEQYSIWFANRENPLGWRDVGKTGLKQECLEYIKEVWTDMRPLSLKQKMEESAN, translated from the coding sequence ATGTATCAAAATGAAACGGAAGACATCACAATTTACAAAGTTGTAGTAAATCACGAAGAACAATATTCAATCTGGTTTGCCAACCGAGAAAACCCCCTTGGCTGGAGAGATGTGGGGAAAACTGGTCTCAAGCAAGAATGTCTTGAATATATTAAGGAAGTATGGACAGATATGAGACCTCTAAGCCTCAAGCAGAAAATGGAAGAATCTGCTAATTAG
- a CDS encoding class I SAM-dependent methyltransferase: MSYYLQGIDSYDRAKYVDQHNYSEAIAFYKRGIETDPSLMSNYWHICLALLLQGEESEAKATWLSLIEQADDIDKINAWTLEIVELLTAEATKREAVSDFEFAQKMHGYAAIARGEAWKKVKGYKFTTDWFIENLPTWEQYLIHLANQPEINVLEIGSWEGMSACWLLDNILTHESSRITCIDTFEGSVEHKFEYDDSYIQSVEERFDFNISQTNALEKVTKIIGNSQDVMRSLPLNNYDILYIDGSHLATDVLTDAILGWGLVKVGGIIIFDDYDFQFHDSVNTEQDTKIGIDAFLKVFYKKVNIVHQAHQVIVEKILD, from the coding sequence ATGAGTTATTACTTACAAGGAATCGACTCTTACGATAGAGCTAAATATGTAGATCAACATAATTATAGTGAAGCGATCGCTTTTTATAAGCGAGGCATTGAAACTGATCCTAGCCTGATGTCTAATTATTGGCATATATGCTTGGCGCTACTACTTCAAGGAGAAGAATCAGAGGCTAAGGCAACTTGGTTATCACTGATAGAGCAAGCAGATGATATAGATAAAATTAACGCTTGGACACTAGAAATTGTTGAGTTACTAACGGCAGAAGCTACAAAACGCGAAGCTGTTTCTGACTTTGAGTTTGCTCAAAAAATGCACGGTTATGCTGCCATCGCACGAGGTGAAGCATGGAAAAAAGTCAAAGGATATAAGTTTACAACTGATTGGTTTATTGAAAATCTTCCAACCTGGGAACAGTATTTAATACACTTAGCTAATCAGCCTGAAATTAATGTTCTAGAAATCGGTAGTTGGGAAGGTATGTCTGCTTGTTGGCTTTTAGATAACATTCTCACTCATGAATCATCAAGGATCACTTGCATAGATACCTTTGAGGGAAGCGTTGAACACAAATTTGAATATGACGACAGTTATATTCAATCTGTTGAGGAAAGATTTGATTTCAATATTTCTCAAACCAACGCTTTAGAGAAGGTAACGAAAATTATTGGTAACTCGCAAGATGTAATGCGATCGCTCCCTTTAAATAATTACGATATCCTTTATATTGATGGTTCACATTTAGCGACTGATGTCCTCACGGATGCTATTTTGGGTTGGGGACTTGTCAAGGTTGGAGGCATCATTATTTTTGATGACTATGATTTTCAATTCCATGATAGTGTAAATACCGAACAAGACACCAAAATTGGCATAGATGCTTTTTTGAAAGTATTTTATAAAAAAGTTAATATAGTTCATCAAGCTCATCAAGTTATCGTTGAGAAAATATTGGATTAA